The DNA sequence aaggatgtggaaacagcccaagtgcccgtcaatccatgagtggattaataaaatacggtatatgtataccacggaatactactcaactataaaaaaaaacaaaacattctttatGACCTGGATCTCCTACCTGAATTTTCAGTCTGTACGTTTCCCCGGCGATGGAATCGGTGGTTTTCAGACCGTTTGCAACGCAGAGTCCTGTCTTCTGCCTCAGAGGCAGCTTGTCTCCGCGTCTCCCCATCTCGTCTTCTCCTCACTGCTTTGGGGACGGGCACATTCACTCCCGCCTGCACACCTGCGTCTGACTGTTTTAAACACGGTGCTTTATTTTTGCACATTGGGGATGCCCCTCACCTTGAAGAGGGGCATTTTCCCCAAACCTGCAGTTATCAgtgtcctctcccctcctcctcccaaagcCCTGCTCCTTCCTGTTGCTCTGGGCATCCTTTTAATCTatttcatctattaatattttccttaatttctaaTGGATGGTGTTTGTATCATTTTCCTTGTTGCTTTTTGGTAATTTCCGAGAGACGAGAAATTGATAACTTTCATGTTCAAACCAGAAGTCCTTGCAAAAGTTTCTGGGAGTCACCGTATTACGACGGAGGTGGGAGAGAGGCCTGACATCAGAGGAAACATGTCTGGGTCCCTCCCTCTCTGGCGGCTTCCTCCAGGCTGTTCCCAACCCTGCGTAGTGCTGGTGttgccctcttctcccctctaAGCTCGCTGTCCCTCCCGCCTGTCATCTTTTAAGAATCCCCAGCCCTGGGTCGCCAGGCCTCAGCTCCACATGACGCGCCAGCCACACACTGCTCCTCTGAATGACTGTGGGGTCTGGTTCCTTCTTTATGAGGGTGAAGCTGCATCTCTTCCGGCCCAGGACTCATTGTCACCTGCAGAGAGAGAAGCACCAAGGGGTCCTGGGAGACACCATGACTGCAGCACCGACTGGAATTCACCCAGGTAACCCTCCCCGTACTCCGTGAGTTCCTTTGACTCCGGCACAAGGTCTCCACCTGCAGTGGGGGGCCGGGCGTGACGTGGGGCCCTGAGTGTGGGCGGCCACAGTTCCTCCAGTGAGGGTGAGCATCTAAGTCCCAGCCTGCCCTATCTCCCCGGAGGGTCTGCGCACACTCCCCCCGCAGTCAGTGGCCTCTCATCCTGGGCCCTACAGTGACAGTGTTTTATGAACCCACATCAGGACACATGTTCGAACCGGAGTGCGGTGTCTGTGCCACCCGCTCTGGCCCCTGCAACTCTCAGCTGATCTGGTTTTGTGGTCACTCTGGGTGTCGTTATCTGGCTGTGTGGTCAGGAACCCCACAAGTGCCTACATTTGTCCTTGGTCATGATGCCGTGCCCCTGCGGGAGATATGAGCATAAGAGACAGTGGCAAACAATGGCAACAGGAAAGGACACCGCATCTTACCGTCCGGGCGTGGGCTTGAGTCCCCAGAGCAGAGCTCTCTGGCAAAATGGACTTGATTCCATGGTCTAGGTCCGAGGGAGCCTCCGAGCCCAAACCCCAACCTCAGGGCCACTCTGGCCTCCAGCTGATGAGCTGAGAGTGCCCGACCGGGAAGAGACAGGAAAGCAGACAAACCAGCTGGGGCCAGCGCACCCCTCTTCCGCGCGCAGAGAGGCcgcagaggagaggagggggcgcCACACACACGTGTGTGATCCTGGAACAGGGTGACCCCAGCCTCCACCAGCCTCGGAAGGGACACCAACCGGAGGAGCACGACGCCCTCTGTGGGAGACTCGGGGCACAGCAAGGGGAGAAGGGCGGCTCTCCCCCTTCACCCCGGTGACATTCACAGCCTTCCCAGCAGGAGACGCATTTTTTAACTATCAGAAACGTGCGGGAATATGGAACATAATGATTCCTGGAACAGCTATGGGGTGATAAAACATAAGTCAGGGTTCCATTTTACCTCTTCTCCCACGTATAAAAAACACAAGTCCCACAGAAGATGAACTAAACTGGAAGGAAACCACGAGCCCGTTTCATGGAGCCCCAGGCCCTGTCCAGGGGGCTCCCACCCCCACGTGGGACTGTCCTCTGCTCCTGGCGTGCGCAGCCAGCCCTGCTCACTCCCTTCTCACCTGCCCAAAATAAAGTCAAGTAGAGTCACCTCCCCAAGGTCTATTCTAAGCCAGGACAGGGGAGAGAGTTGATGCGGATTTTAAACGTAAAAAACTTAGTATCATGAACTACAAGAGCTTATTCTAATGTGTCGCTGGTATCTGTCATTTACCAGGTCCAGAGCAGGTAGGAAAGCAGAGATAAGACACAGCTCTACCGCCAAGCAAATTCTAGGCAGCCACTTACAAGCCACCCGCTGTATCCGCGGAAACCTCTTCACCGTACCTGTCTATGTAGGATAGAGAAAGAGAGCAGATATAAAAAgcagaatttctaaaataatgtcACAGAGTTGAACAattatgacaataataataattaatatgcGTATACACAGCACTAATAGGAGTATCAAACTGGGTAAAAATCAGGTGTGAATAATTTTCTACATACAAGagatatactgaaataaatatgACACAAAAGGCTAAAATAAGTTAGAAAAACTCACTGCatggaaacaacaacaaaaagaggaCAATAGTAATATTTAACAATACTAATTTATCAGACATCTGCTTGTCTTGCTATGTGCTTGGCAGCATTTTCTGCGCTTAATGCACTACTATACAAGCTGGAAactttataatgaaaaagaatgaataataaagACATCTCCCCGTTTTCCATCCCCCCAGCCTCCAAGCTTCCCTCCCCCGAGCCAGGCCTGCTCACCATTTGGTGTTTCTCTTTCCAGAATTTCCCCCTAGTCCTACATCACatatataatagtttttaaaaactgaggctgggcgcggtggctcacacctgtaatcctagcactttaggaggccgaggtggaaggattgcttgaggccaggagttggagatcagcctgggcaatatcaagaccccgtctctactaaaagtagaaaaattagccaggtgtgatggtgtacctgtagtcccagccactcaagaggctgaggcaggaggatcacttgagcccgggagttggaggctgcagtgagctgtgatgatgccactgcactccagccggggtgacaaagtgagaccctgtctgaaaacaagaaaaaaaaaattgagaatattcttcaacttttttcttttgtttaatatatCCTGGATCTCTTTCCAAGTCAGTTCCATACAGATTTGCCTCATCCCTTCCCGTGTCTGTAAGCATTTATTTTGTGTCGGTCTATAAACAGTCCCCCGACATGGGTGTTGCCTTCTTTTACACCCTTGGACATCGTCACACGTTTCTCTGTGTACCTGCCATCGTACTTGTGCAGGATGAATTTCTTGACTCGAGATGCTGAGTTTCAGGCCTGGGTACTTTTTATGTTGAGAGAGAGTCCAAATCATCCTTCCAAAAGTTTTATCATTTTGTGCTCCAACCAAATGTCTGTGAGCGCATTCTCCTATCTCTTTCCGCCAACGTGGGACGCGGTCACTCTTTTTACTTCTGCCAGACTGATCAATGAAATGGTATCTGACCACGGTCTAAATTTGCATTTGGGGGCTACTAATGATGTTAAGTATCTTGTCCTATGTTCATTGGCCATCGTACATCTTGTATGAAACACCTGTCCAAAGAACATAAGAAATAACTGTCTACAGACAATGAGAACCAAGTGCAGCTTGTAAGATCAAGGACTTTGCTCTGGCTTCTTAAGTCTCTTCAAAAAAGAATACTCTGGGGAAGGGGTGGCTGAGACAGGTTTCCAGCATGGGGAAGAGAAACGGCGTCGCATTTACCaagcacattaaaaatgtaaattaaaaaaaaatcaaaagcattccATGTGGCAAACAAGGAAATTTGCTGGTTCCCAGTTCCAGGGTGTTACCTGGTACGTTCTTTTAAGCTTTCAGAAAACAAGCAGTTCTCATGTCATATAAATTAtcccagaaatagaaaacataatgtTTCTGAGTATATTCTATGAAGCAAATATTAACACTAATGATAAACCTTgatcacaaggaaagaaaattatagctCAATATCATTTATTACTCTAAGATgaacattttgaagaaaatactaGAGAATAAAAATCTATAACATACTGATTCAAAAACCCACAATAACCAAGTTGGTGTTTTCATGGAATGCAAGGATAATTCAATATATGGAAATTTATGCACATAATACACTATACGCATGGAAtaatcaagaaaggaaaagtataatAGTCTCATTAAAGTCTGGAAATTCAGCACTTAATCCTAATAAAATACTTAAGTGTAGAAATAAAACATACTGCCTTACCATGATGAAGTGTGACTTTGATAAACCAACTGCCAACAGTGAAATATCAGAGTcaatttcataatataaaaatcatttcagaatCCAAGCTAACTCAATAAGGCATGGAaccaacataagaaaaataagtattgaAAACAATCAGGAAAAAACCCCCAGCATTATTGATTCATGAATGATTCATTCAATGACTATGACAGTAATAAAATTTTAGCCAAGCACAAGAGGAGTATTAGAAATGACTATTATTTCTACGGAGTAACAAAACAAGTTAGAAAACATTACATTAAAAGATACTATTCATGATACCATCAAAGCAATTTAGGATACCAAGGAAATAAATGTTATCAAGACATTTAAAGAAGCAACAAATcctatttgaaagaaaatggaaaacttggATTTCCGGGAAGCCCTCCCCCGTAGCTGGGGAGAGATGTGGCAGATCCGTGGCTTTCATTCCAGGATGTAGCCTGAGACCTTCTCAACTGCCCACACTTGCAAATACGGCGGCAGCAAATAACTTCCTTTCTAAAGCGTAACCAACAGTGTAAGCAAGTCCCCGGGCCCTTGCGTGAAGCAaagcagggatgggggaggggctgggggcacaCAGGAGCCAATCATTGGTTCCAACACTGGTCAGACTGGAGGCACACACAGGACGAGGCAGTGACATCACACAAAGATCACACATGATGACAAGAGCATTAAGACCCCAGGGTGCCacaaaaagggatttttttttttttttttttagagacagggtctcctgtgtttcccaggctggagtgcggtggtgcaatcacagctcactgcaactttgggCTTGAGggattcttccacctcagcctcccgaagggTGGGGATTGTAGaggtgagccactgcgcctggcagAGAGGGAGTGTTTCTATAAACATGGTGGTATGTCTCTTCTTAAGGAAATAGCATGGagtcatcaaaataataataaaataaaatagttatgaCAGCTGTACAGTAATATGGAAAATACTTGTATAACACTACCTTTTAAAAACAGGACACACAATTATAAGTATACTGTCAATGTAAGAGCCATGTGAAAAGGGATATGCATTTGGAAAATAactggaaatgaagaataaaactgATAGTTATGTCGTGGTAGTACTGGGGGTGATTTTTGtcaaattatattgaaaatacatttaaagtgatttttgAGCAACAGAAGCAGCTGCCATGTGAGAAAGAGTGTTTAAATCAAGGTAACTGCGATATTGCCTGCTTGGTTAAAATGAACAACCGACCAACCAGTGAGCACCTTGTCCCCAGGAGGGCTTGGCGGGGACCGGGCTGCGCCCCTCTCGGGACTGTAGACGGCAGGGGGTGGACAGAATGATCGAATATCATTCACGTGCTTCCAAGTTAACGACGTTATAAATGACACGTCCCCGATCATCTCTGTGCTGATTCTGGGGTTACTAGATGGCTATCGAAAGACTTTTATAACTAAATATacaatgtcaaaattttaaaatcactttacaAATCTATTTTGCCACCGAAGCCTAAGAGATCACCAGTTTTACCACATCCTGGTCAACATGGGGTATTGCCATGGTTTGTTTGGTGAAAATCATTAAACAAAAATGAGGTGAATTTTTTGAGACATTAAGATTTTGGATGAATTTtaaccttgcttttttttttttttaattcccaaataTTGTAATTAGACAGCCTACTCTACCAGAGCATTGCTCAACCTTTTTGGGCCGAGATGACCAGAGAAGAAATGTTCTGGCTCCTCTGTCACCCGCAGGCTTGGGAGAAGATTATGGAGAAGTCTGATTTGGAAAGGTAATTGGGAGAGTGCGGTCTGGGGGACGTCGCTGGAACGCTGTGCTCACAGCCGTCATCCTGGCCTCCAGAGCAGCGTCTGGCACAGACCCGGCACTCCGTAAATttctgaatgaaggaatgaaacgTGATTGTTAATATCCAAAATCGTGGCTGTGCTGTAGCCACCTTCATCGTATGAAACGTACACATGTTCCAACAAAGTTGGCTGGAGAGTTGCTCGTGCCATCCCAGCTGCCTCCACTTGCAAGTGGAGATGTGCAAAAAGGGGGAAAATTTACACAtcctcataaaagaaaaaaaatcttttagtaaGGAAAACTGAACACCTTTGGTAAGCACGTTGACAGGAGCCCAGACACGTGGCCTACTGGGTGATAGAATCCTAGAGGCAGGTTCTGCTCCTTTTCCCCCAGTCCAGGAAtgctccttccctggcctcccccCACCGTTTCCCAAGCTGCGAGACTGTAGGCCTCGCCCCGAGACCCAGACTCCTGGGATTCGCCTGCTCTGGAGCCCAGCTGCTGAGGCAGACTCAGTAGATTCCGCCGCCCAACAGGGGCTGTGTCTGCAACATGAGGGCGGTGCTCCCTCGGTTGACGGCAGCCGAGCTCCTCAGTGACATCTCCATATGTCATGCAAACGGGAGTCACCTGCGCTCGCAGGCACAGGCGCAGCCACTCCACTCACCTGCGTCCCGAGCGCCCCCactcttctttcttccatttccctCTCTAGGGTCCCCCCCACCGCTCCCATTAGGCCTGGGATAGTGCTGCCAAGCTGAACTGGGTCCATTTGCCTGTCTGCAACAGGAGGCCGAACACCAAAGCCCTGGCTTTTCAGAGACAGAAGAGTGTATTGCAAGGATGCTGAGCAAGGAGCCAGGAGTCTGGCTCACATCTGTCTCCCCGAGCCCGGGCTGGGGCAGGTTTTACAGGCAGAGTGTAAAGAGGTGTGGTCTGACTGGACCTTGCCGTGAGGTAATGCCGCGAGGCAGGACCCGACTAGATCTCGCCATGGGGCGAGGCCAGGGCTCTACCTGGCTGGATCATGGCTCATGCTGCCCAGCGCCTACTTCTTAATCTGGCCCCCACTTCCTTGGTCTGAGCACTGAGGTTCTGCCCATGGTGGCTTGCGTGGTTCACGTGGGCATGCTCAGGTCATGAAACTTGCAACCGGGGGCCAGGGCAGCGGCAAACAACTCACCATTTTTACTTGCCTGTTAGCAAATGAACAGAGCAGATCCCACTGTTTCTAAGTATGACCCCACTTCTGTTAAAAATTGactttcagttttcaaaatacacaACACTGTCAAACTGAGTGACAACGAGCCCTCTCCCATGGGAGGGGCGATATTTGGTGGTTTTGTGGGAGGTCCTTCCACTTTTGCTTTGGAAATATTGacttattattttctgaataattataatatatgcaCATGATATAAAACTTAAAAGGAACATATGGGCAAACAGTAAAATCTAAGTCTCCCCCAAACCCTGTTTCCCAGCACCCCAGTTCCCCTTCCCAGGAACAACCACAATTTCCAGGTAGATCCtttttgaacattaaaaaaaaaaaaagaaagaaaatcaaggcaTCACCTCCATACTCTCTTAGTACTCTTGTTTTCCTTAATAGAATCACTCCCTTGTTAGATATGTATAAATTAAACATGTGCATCATGTATGTGTCTATTAGGAAAAGACTTGGTGACAGGAGTCAGTAATGCTTTTAAGTTATGTTTTATTCGTCCCATCGGCATCCACACACATTTAAGAGACAGCTGTCTGTGGATGATGGACCAGCAAACCCATCTAGGCCTGCACAGGGGTAGCTCAAACCCTGCTCTGCTATAAACACAGGGCCACCCAGGGCTCCAGACCGGAGTGGACCTTCTGTCTATGTCTGTGTCTGCTTCCCACGTTGTACCTTGattcccagggccctgccctgcaTGCAGTTGAGAACTCAGATTACCCAGCTGTTGTTATCCTCACTGGTGAACCTTTGCCAGAGTTGGAAAACTAACATTTGCTGTGGGTTGTTTATAGTGAAGAGGCTAGCCTGCTGCACCACGTCCTGCTGGAAGAGCTGATGCGGCGTGAGAGTGAGTCCATGCCATCCGGAAATCTGTCAGAAGAGGAAAAACGGTTTCTGTCCTATTTTCCCTTGAGGAAGTATCAGCTGGAAAAGAATATCCGAGAACTCAACACCATTGCAGACCAAGTTGATATGACCCACAGGAAGCTCACCAAGGCCAACCTGGTGGCCAGCTCTTCGGGGGCTGTTTCTGGAGTCATGAGCATCCTGGGTTTTGCCCTGGCACCTGTGACAGTAGGAGGCAGTCTTGTGCTCTCAGCagctggggtggggttgggggcagcaGCTGCCATCACCaaggttttgacaaatgccttagaaaatagaagcaattcAGCAGCAAGAGACAAAGCTAGCAGACTGGTGACTACTATGATGATGTCGGAGCATGAGGCTTTCGGAGGAATAACGTTGCCTGAAGGTGAGGCTGCTGGACAGTGTGTTGCTAAGTGTATAAGCATCATCAAGAGTCTTCGTGCCCACCAGATGGCCAAAGCTAACCTTGGCTTCATGGCTATGGTCAAGAATTTTGTGGCCACACACAACATCTCTTTCTGGAAGCCAGGAGAGGTGCAGACAATCTTTGTAGATGCAACTCTGGCGGTGACCAAGGGTGCCCAGGGGATGGGTGCTGCTGGGGCTGGCCTCTTTCTTATGCAAGATGTGGGCAAACTTCTGCAGAACTGGAAGCACCTGGAGGAGGGGGCGAGGGCAGAGACAGCCAAGGAACTGAGGACACTTGCcaaggagcaggagcaggagctgaGGCAGCTCGCCGAGCGCTACCAGGACCTGCAGCAGAAGGCGAGCCAGACCCCGCCCCCGGGTTCCCAGCAG is a window from the Eulemur rufifrons isolate Redbay chromosome 16, OSU_ERuf_1, whole genome shotgun sequence genome containing:
- the APOL5 gene encoding apolipoprotein L5; this encodes MTAAPTGIHPDSLLYQSIAQPFWAEMTREEMFWLLCHPQAWEKIMEKSDLESEEASLLHHVLLEELMRRESESMPSGNLSEEEKRFLSYFPLRKYQLEKNIRELNTIADQVDMTHRKLTKANLVASSSGAVSGVMSILGFALAPVTVGGSLVLSAAGVGLGAAAAITKVLTNALENRSNSAARDKASRLVTTMMMSEHEAFGGITLPEGEAAGQCVAKCISIIKSLRAHQMAKANLGFMAMVKNFVATHNISFWKPGEVQTIFVDATLAVTKGAQGMGAAGAGLFLMQDVGKLLQNWKHLEEGARAETAKELRTLAKEQEQELRQLAERYQDLQQKASQTPPPGSQQGCQRSPVDP